A single Deinococcus depolymerans DNA region contains:
- a CDS encoding ABC transporter ATP-binding protein codes for MGAAPALEARGLVKEFRGFRATNDVNLQIQEGEIHAIIGPNGAGKTTLFNLLSGFLKPTAGEVTLFGQRIDALAPHEIVRRGLSRSFQISSVFPTLTVRENVVVALQAGTPLPHRFWTPLSRLEGLRDRADEILQAVGLSDFAGRAASELSHGEKRQLEIGISMSQEPRVLLLDEPTSGMGSEGIARVAALVRQVARGRTVVLVEHNMSVVAELADRITVLQYGSVLASGRYDDVRLDPRVIEAYLGDEPGEGGAA; via the coding sequence ATGGGCGCCGCCCCGGCGCTCGAGGCGCGCGGACTGGTCAAGGAGTTCCGCGGGTTCCGCGCCACGAACGACGTGAACCTGCAGATTCAGGAGGGTGAGATTCACGCCATCATCGGCCCGAACGGAGCCGGGAAGACCACGCTGTTCAACCTGCTGTCCGGGTTCCTGAAACCCACGGCGGGCGAGGTGACGCTGTTCGGGCAGCGCATCGACGCCCTCGCGCCGCACGAGATCGTCCGGCGCGGGCTGTCACGGTCCTTTCAGATCAGCTCGGTGTTTCCCACCCTGACGGTAAGGGAGAACGTCGTGGTGGCGTTGCAGGCGGGCACGCCGCTCCCGCACCGCTTCTGGACGCCGCTCTCGCGCCTGGAGGGGCTGCGGGACCGGGCAGACGAGATCCTGCAGGCGGTCGGCCTGAGCGACTTCGCCGGCCGGGCCGCGTCGGAACTGAGTCACGGGGAGAAACGGCAGCTGGAGATCGGGATTTCCATGTCGCAGGAGCCGCGCGTGCTGCTGCTGGACGAACCGACCTCCGGCATGGGGTCCGAGGGGATCGCGCGGGTCGCGGCGCTCGTGCGGCAGGTGGCGCGCGGACGGACGGTGGTGCTCGTGGAACACAACATGAGTGTCGTGGCGGAACTCGCCGACCGCATCACGGTCCTGCAGTACGGGTCGGTACTCGCGAGCGGCCGCTACGACGACGTACGGCTCGATCCGCGCGTCATCGAGGCGTACCTGGGCGACGAGCCCGGCGAGGGAGGGGCCGCGTGA
- a CDS encoding ABC transporter substrate-binding protein: MNKTKLTALLATAALGTLSAGLAQTLSDGTLKVGVLTDLSGVYSELAGQGSVKAAQMAAEDFMKANKAYAGKVSVIGVDHQNKADVAGNKAAEMIDRSNVDMLVDMPTSSAALAAVEVAKTKKVVAMVVTGATTALTNEKCNRYTFHYAYDNYMLANGTGTAVTKRGGNAWYIIYPNYAFGQDLNRQMTAAVQENGGKLVTPSDATPFPNTDFSSYLLKAQSLRPKIFGTMQAGNDLVNVVKQYNEFGLKKQGIGLGIGLLFETDVAALGQDAFAGAIATVPWFWNYDARSRQWAARFEKAFGKKPTWAQAGVYSATMTYLQAVARAKTDNSDAVVRALEGHSFDDFFARHATIRAQDHRVLLDVHTVMVKSRAESKEAGDIYTRLATIPAAKAFMPLAESKCRF; the protein is encoded by the coding sequence ATGAACAAGACCAAGCTGACCGCCCTGCTCGCCACCGCCGCCCTGGGCACCCTGAGCGCGGGTCTGGCCCAGACCCTGTCCGACGGCACCCTGAAGGTCGGCGTGCTGACCGACCTGTCCGGCGTGTACTCCGAACTGGCCGGGCAGGGCTCGGTGAAGGCCGCGCAGATGGCCGCCGAGGACTTCATGAAGGCAAACAAGGCCTACGCCGGCAAGGTCTCGGTGATCGGCGTGGACCACCAGAACAAGGCCGACGTGGCCGGCAACAAGGCCGCCGAGATGATCGACCGCTCGAACGTGGACATGCTCGTCGACATGCCGACCTCCAGCGCCGCGCTGGCCGCCGTGGAGGTCGCCAAGACCAAGAAGGTCGTCGCCATGGTCGTGACCGGCGCCACGACCGCCCTGACCAACGAGAAGTGCAACAGGTACACCTTCCACTACGCCTACGACAACTACATGCTCGCCAACGGCACCGGCACCGCCGTCACCAAGCGCGGCGGCAACGCCTGGTACATCATCTACCCCAACTACGCCTTCGGTCAGGACCTGAACCGGCAGATGACGGCCGCCGTGCAGGAGAACGGCGGGAAACTCGTGACGCCCAGTGACGCCACGCCCTTCCCGAACACGGACTTCTCGTCGTACCTGCTCAAGGCCCAGAGCCTCCGGCCCAAGATCTTCGGAACCATGCAGGCCGGCAACGACCTCGTGAACGTGGTCAAGCAGTACAACGAGTTCGGCCTGAAGAAACAGGGCATCGGCCTGGGCATCGGCCTGCTGTTCGAGACCGACGTCGCGGCCCTCGGCCAGGACGCCTTCGCGGGGGCCATCGCCACCGTGCCGTGGTTCTGGAACTACGACGCGCGCTCACGCCAGTGGGCCGCGCGGTTCGAGAAGGCCTTCGGCAAGAAACCCACCTGGGCGCAGGCCGGGGTGTACTCGGCCACCATGACCTACCTGCAGGCCGTGGCGCGCGCCAAGACCGACAACTCCGACGCGGTCGTCAGGGCGCTCGAGGGGCACTCCTTCGACGATTTCTTCGCCCGTCACGCCACCATCCGCGCGCAGGACCACCGCGTGCTGCTGGACGTCCACACCGTGATGGTCAAGAGCAGGGCCGAGTCGAAGGAGGCCGGCGACATCTACACGCGCCTGGCGACCATCCCGGCAGCCAAGGCGTTCATGCCCCTGGCGGAAAGCAAGTGCCGCTTCTGA
- a CDS encoding ABC transporter ATP-binding protein, which produces MSTPAPLLDVRNLDAYYGQSHVLRGVNLHVQPGEVVSLIGRNGAGKTTTLKSVMGVLRSRTGQIRFAGQDITRLPSHRVAARGLAWVPEERAVMSTLTVRENLELPPARPGGWSLERALEAFPVLRERGHHPGSKLSGGEQQMLAMVRVLRAGPRLLLLDEPSEGLAPVIVRRIGDIIESLRADGMAVLLVEQNLRFASRLADRHYVFVDGQVVDEVARDEVGARHGDLLKYLSV; this is translated from the coding sequence GTGAGCACGCCCGCCCCGCTGCTGGACGTGCGCAACCTCGACGCCTACTACGGGCAGAGTCACGTGCTGCGCGGCGTGAACCTGCACGTGCAGCCGGGCGAGGTCGTCAGCCTGATCGGCCGGAACGGGGCCGGGAAGACCACCACCCTCAAGAGCGTGATGGGAGTGCTGCGCAGCCGCACCGGCCAGATCCGGTTCGCCGGGCAGGACATCACGCGGCTGCCCAGCCACCGGGTCGCGGCGCGCGGCCTGGCGTGGGTGCCGGAGGAACGCGCGGTCATGAGCACCCTGACCGTCCGGGAGAACCTCGAACTGCCACCCGCGCGGCCCGGCGGCTGGAGTCTGGAACGCGCCCTGGAGGCCTTCCCGGTCCTGCGGGAGCGCGGGCATCACCCGGGCAGCAAGCTCTCGGGCGGGGAGCAGCAGATGCTGGCCATGGTGCGGGTCCTGCGGGCCGGACCGCGCCTGCTGCTGCTCGACGAGCCCAGCGAGGGCCTCGCGCCCGTGATCGTGCGGCGCATCGGGGACATCATCGAGTCGCTGCGGGCCGACGGCATGGCCGTGCTGCTGGTCGAGCAGAACCTGCGCTTCGCGTCGCGCCTCGCGGACCGGCATTACGTGTTCGTGGACGGACAGGTCGTGGACGAGGTCGCCCGCGACGAGGTCGGGGCGCGCCACGGCGACCTCCTCAAGTACCTGAGCGTCTGA